A single window of Oreochromis aureus strain Israel breed Guangdong linkage group 5, ZZ_aureus, whole genome shotgun sequence DNA harbors:
- the hgh1 gene encoding protein HGH1 homolog has product MLSDSEVAELLSFLTPSTRPDVKGQATEYILGLSGNRDGCRFLRSKPDLIAALFALTSDPSIAIVKDCYHIFINLSADETLHQVLLKDVKVLPVLFKNLLDPEYPFSDQICTILSNLTRHEKTCKTLFKVLQEDVGMAQLVQIFCTEGYNKNAKLHYLGPLLSNLTQLPEARNYLMDKDRCVVQRLLPFTQYQSSVVRRGGVIGTLRNCCFDHAHHEWLLSDAVDILPFLLLPLAGPEELTEEENEGLPVDLQYLPEDKKREEDPDIRKMLLETLLLLTATKAGRQTLKEKNVYPIMREFHRWEKDAHVTAACEKLVQVLIGDEPEEGMENLMEVEIPQDVEEKLKEAYAKEQEELEKEEEKRKQAEEEDEKKKKSDSEQTDREQESGLIK; this is encoded by the exons ATGCTGAGTGATTCTGAGGTTGCAGAGCTGCTTTCCTTCCTGACTCCCAGCACACGTCCAGATGTCAAAGGTCAGGCCACTGAGTACATCCTGGGACTGTCTGGAAACAG GGATGGCTGCCGCTTTCTCCGCTCTAAACCTGACCTAATTGCTGCCCTGTTtgccctgacctctgacccttccATTGCCATAGTAAAGGACTGCTACCACATCTTTATCAACCTGTCAGCTGACGAGACTCTTCATCAG GTTTTGCTGAAAGATGTCAAAGTTCTCCCTGTGTTGTTTAAGAACCTTCTGGACCCCGAGTACCCGTTCTCCGATCAGATCTGCACCATCCTGTCAAATCTGACGCGACACGAGAAGACCTGCAAGACTTTATTCAAG gtgctgcaggAGGACGTCGGTATGGCGCAGCTTGTTCAGATCTTCTGTACTGAAGGTTACAATAAGAACGCTAAATTGCACTACCTGGGTCCTCTGCTGTCCAACCTGACGCAGCTGCCTGAGGCCAGAAACTACTTGATGGACAAGGACAG GTGTGTAGTCCAGAGGTTGCTGCCCTTCACTCAGTACCAGTCATCTGTGGTGAGGAGAGGCGGAGTCATAGGCACCCTGCGCAACTGTTGCTTTGACCACG CTCATCACGAGTGGTTGCTAAGCGATGCTGTGGACATCCTGCCTTTCCTCCTGCTGCCGCTGGCCGGTCCAGAGGAGCTGACAGAGGAGGAAAACGAAG GCCTGCCTGTCGACCTGCAGTACCTCCCCGAGGACAAGAAGCGAGAGGAAGACCCCGACATCCGAAAGATGCTCCTGGAAACGCTCTTACTG CTGACTGCAACTAAAGCCGGCCGGCAGACACTGAAAGAGAAGAATGTTTATCCAATCATGAGAGAGTTCCACCGCTGGGAGAAGGACGCCCATGTTACAGCGGCCTGTGAGAAACTGGTCCAG GTGCTGATAGGAGATGAGCCGGAGGAGGGCATGGAGAACCTGATGGAGGTAGAAATCCCTCAGGATGTGGAGGAGAAACTAAAGGAGGCTTATGCCAAAGAGCAGGAAGAGctggagaaagaggaggagaagaggaaacaagcagaagaggaggacgagaaaaagaagaagagtgattctgagcagacagacagagaacagGAGAGTGGACTGATAAAGTGA